One genomic window of Gossypium hirsutum isolate 1008001.06 chromosome D11, Gossypium_hirsutum_v2.1, whole genome shotgun sequence includes the following:
- the LOC107910991 gene encoding uncharacterized protein, translating to MERATTLLDDCDILLYPSCVKFSCVSFLLRLYHFKALLGWSAKSLSCLLEFLNEAFPNGNTIPTTYYEAKKNISELNLGYVKIDACPNDCMLYWGNASKKISCDTSQSMRWHKEGRTKDGILRHPANGSAWDTFDKRFLDFAFNPRNACMKQSSMILSMVIPGEKGPGNDIDVYMQPLIKELKQLWTRVDAFDSSASESFTLRDCLLWTINDFPAYANLSGWSTKGRVACPNLDVMHIEKNICDNVIGTLLNLSHFGKDNIKARKDLQNIGIRSYLHPKVRNEKEYLPQACYTLASKERDIFPSIVKNMKVLDGYASNISRCVNLKEYKLSNLKSHDSHILMQDRGVVKKKVLCVITNLSDFFKRLYVKSLDPQEVDQLQIQVVLTLCEMEKIFPPSFFTIMIHLIIHLPMEAKLGGPVQYRCMYPIERYLMGLKASVRNRVYPEGSIPEGYIVSKCLTFCSRYFSDMETIFSRPPRNIDGNIQKQYIFSSGGRLISTMNTKILDMRSLAQENHYEFFESEQAAYGGIQISKLTDDKWLVETFPKWLAKQIPKIEVEHVDADIIALARGPHKVVSTYDGLIINGFRVHTKKHEQHRKTQNSGVMVFADGRNYYCNCIEIIELNYCERFWVIMLRCDWVNIKSPRSMKNDANGFIMVKFSKLILTVNRDSDDPYILASQAKKVFYVKDGKSEGWLHVIAKRFVQSKR from the exons ATGGAGAGAGCAACTACTCTTCTAGATGATTGTGATATTCTGCTCTATCCCAGTTGTGTCAAGTTCTCATGCGTCTCATTCCTACTTCGGCTTTACCACTTCAAAGCACTTTTAGGATGGTCTGCAAAATCTTTGTCATGCTTATTGGAGTTTTTAAATGAGGCATTTCCAAATGGAAACACAATCCCGACTACATACTATGAAGCGAAGAAAAATATTTCTGAACTAAATCTTGGGTATGTGAAGATTGATGCATGCCCAAATGATTGTATGTTATACTGGGGCAATGCTAGTAAAAAGATCAGTTGTGAT ACATCACAATCCATGAGATGGCATAAAGAAGGACGAACCAAAGATGGTATATTGAGACATCCAGCCAATGGTTCTGCCTGGGATACGTTTGATAAGAGGTTTCTTGATTTTGCATTTAATCCTCGCAAT GCATGCATGAAACAATCATCAATGATACTATCAATGGTTATCCCTGGTGAGAAAGGACCTGGCAATGACATTGATGTCTACATGCAGCCTTTAATTAAAGAGTTGAAGCAATTGTGGACAAGAGTTGATGCTTTTGATTCATCAGCTTCCGAATCTTTCACTTTACGGGATTGTCTTCTTTGGACAATCAATGATTTCCCAGCTTACGCTAATCTTTCAGGGTGGAGTACAAAAGGTCGGGTTGCTTGCCCA AACTTGGATGTCATGCACATCGAGAAGAACATATGTGACAATGTCATTGGCACCCTTCTTAATCTCTCACACTTTGGTAAAGATAATATCAAGGCACGCAAGGACCTACAAAATATTGGCATCCGAAGTTATCTTCATCCAAAAGTGAGAAATGAGAAAGAGTACCTACCGCAAGCGTGTTACACTCTTGCATCAAAAGAAAGAGATATATTTCCTTCCATTGTGAAGAACATGAAGGTACTCGATGGTTATGCATCAAACATATCTCGATGCGTGAATTTGAAAGAGTACAAGTTGAGCAACCTCAAAAGTCATGACAGTCACATTCTCATGCAAGATAGAGGAGTTGTAAAAAAGAAAGTGCTATGTGTTATTACAAATCTATCAGATTTTTTCAAGAGATTATATGTAAAAAGTCTTGATCCACAAGAAGTTGATCAACTTCAAATACAAGTCGTGTTAACACTTTGTGAAATGGAGAAAATATTTCCTCCAAGTTTCTTCACAATCATGATTCATTTGATTATTCATTTGCCGATGGAGGCTAAGCTTGGTGGACCTGTTCAATACAGGTGCATGTACCCGATCGAAAG GTATCTTATGGGATTGAAAGCTTCAGTGCGAAATAGAGTTTATCCCGAAGGTTCCATTCCTGAAGGGTACATAGTTTCAAAATGTCTTACATTTTGCTCTCGTTATTTTTCTGATATGGAGACTATATTTTCCCGTCCTCCCAGGAATATTGATGGGAATATTCAAAAacagtacattttctcttctgGAGGACGTCTAATTAGCACCATGAACACGAAGATATTAGACATGCGATCTCTTGCACAAGAAAACCACTAT GAATTTTTTGAGTCTGAGCAAGCTGCTTATGGTGGCATTCAAATTAGTAAACTCACAGATGACAAATGGTTGGTTGAAACGTTCCCAAAATGGCTTGCGAAACAG ATTCCAAAGATAGAAGTTGAACATGTTGATGCTGATATAATTGCTCTTGCTCGAGGACCGCATAAGGTGGTTTCCACATATGATGGGCTTATAATTAATGGTTTTAGGGTCCATACAAAAAAACATGAGCAACATCGTAAGACTCAAAATAGTGGCGTGATGGTTTTTGCTGATGGGAGAAACTATTATTGCAATTGCATTGAAATTATCGAGCTAAACTATTGTGAAAGGTTTTGGGTTATCATGCTTAGATGTGATTGGGTGAATATTAAATCTCCTAGGAGTATGAAGAATGATGCAAATGGTTTTATTATGGTGAAATTTTCTAAGCTTATCCTTACAGTGAATCGTGATTCGGACGATCCATACATATTGGCTTCTCAAGCGAAAAAAGTATTTTATGTCAAGGATGGCAAGAGTGAAGGATGGCTCCATGTTATAGCCAAGAGATTTGTACAATCTAAGCGTTGA